In Gordonia sp. SL306, the genomic window CTTGGGTCCGAACCGATACGCCGCCCAACCGGTGATCAGCATCGCCACCACCTGCACGCCGAGGTAGACGGCGAACAGCAGGGTCAGCTTCGACGGCGGGGCATTGAGCTCCTCGCGGATCGTGTTGAGGATCGGATCGACCAGGCCGATGCCCATGAAGGCGATGACGGCGGCGAAGGCGGTCACCCAGACCGCGCGCGGTTGCTGCCGGAAGGTCTCCAGCAGGGATGTTTCGTGGTGTTCGTCGGACTGCGCTGTCGGCGCAGACCTGTCCTCGATGACTGTCATGCTTTCCTCGGATTCTTCATTCGTTCGATGCGGTCTCGCTGTGCGCGGGGACGGCATCGAGTTGCTCGCGGAGTGCCTGCAGCGCGGGGGCCGCAGCGGCGAGGGCCGCGCGGTCGGCGTCGCTGAGCTCGGAGAGCGCCGCGGTCAGGATGCTGTCCCGCCGGCCCCGGACCCCTTCGAGCACGGACCGGCCGTGGTCGGTGAGCCCGACGAGGACCGCGCGGCGGTCGTCCGGATCGGGGCGACGTTCGGCGAGGCCGTTCTTGGTGAGCCCGTCGATCAGTGCGGTCGCAGTCGGCATGCGGATGGACTCGCGTTCGGCGAGCTCACCCATCCGCATCGGACCGTTGTCGAGGAGGACCGCCAGGGCCGACGCCTGGGCGGCGGAGTATTCGGCGATCGGCGTCCGCCTGCGTAACGCCAGGTAGAGCCTGGTCAGGATGGGGCGCAGGGCGACAGCCAGGTCGGAGACCTCGAAATCAGACACATTCGCAAGCCTAATACTTAGGGTTACGAAATAAAAGGATGGCTAGTGTGAACTGCATGACAGGGTCGTCGAAGAAGTTCTCGGATCTCCCAGCACGATCACGCGCCATGATCATCGTCGGCGCGATGATCGCGTTCGTACTCCAGGGTGCGGCTCTGCGCGATCTCAAACGCCGCCCGTCGGCGCAGGTCAAGGGACCCAAGCCGCTGTGGGTCGGCCTGAGTTTCGTCAACTACCTCGGTCCGATCGCCTACTTCGCGGTCGGACGGAAGGGTACCGAGAAGTAGGGGCTCTCAGACCCCGATCGGCGAACCGCCGTCGCGCCAGACGGCCACAACTGCCGGTCGCGGCTGGCTTGTGCCGCCGTCCGGCCAGTGTGATGCCGGGTTGTCCGCGGAGTGGTCGTCGAGCTCGCCCGGGTGCTGCACACACACGATCACGCGGTCGCGGTCGATGATCGGACCGCACGTCTCGGCGCCCATCGGCACGGTCAGGAACTGCTTCGTCTCACCCCGGTGCTCGCCGTCCAGCGCGACGGCGAAGAGGCCGTCGTTGCTGTCGAGCGCGTTGCCGTCGGTGGAGATCCACAGGTTGCCGTGCGGGTCGAAGGCGACGTTGTCGGGACACGAGATGGGACTGACCTTTGCCTTGTCGAACCCGCCGTAGTAGGTGTCGGCCTCCGCGGGATCGCCGCAGACCAGCAGTAGGTCCCAGGTGAAGTCGGTACCGGTGTGGTTGTCGGTGATCTCGATGATCTGACCGTTCTTGTTCTCGTTGCGCGGATTGGCACTGTCGGCGGCGGCCTTTCCGTCGGTGCCGCGCTTGTCGTTGTTGGTCAGCGCACAGTAGACCTTGCCGGTGCGCGGATGCGGCTCGATGTCCTCGGGGCGATCCATCTTGGTGGCGCCTGCCTTGTCGGCAGCGGTGCGGGTGAAAACCGCC contains:
- a CDS encoding MarR family winged helix-turn-helix transcriptional regulator, translating into MSDFEVSDLAVALRPILTRLYLALRRRTPIAEYSAAQASALAVLLDNGPMRMGELAERESIRMPTATALIDGLTKNGLAERRPDPDDRRAVLVGLTDHGRSVLEGVRGRRDSILTAALSELSDADRAALAAAAPALQALREQLDAVPAHSETASNE
- a CDS encoding PLDc N-terminal domain-containing protein; this translates as MTGSSKKFSDLPARSRAMIIVGAMIAFVLQGAALRDLKRRPSAQVKGPKPLWVGLSFVNYLGPIAYFAVGRKGTEK